The segment CCAAAGGTGTTATCAGCGGCTTTGGGCTGGATGTTTATGAACTGGCTTTAAATGCCCTGTTGAAATTGCTGAATAAGGCTGATTAGCTTTTCATTGCATTCTTATTCGCTTCCGGTGAACCAGGAAGCATAAAGAATATAGCCGTTTGCAATTCGTTCGACTTCTCCCTTAAATAGCTCGGGATCAAGGTCTTTTAACTTTCTGGCGGGCACACCTGCATATACAGAGTTGTCGGGAATTACCGTACCGGCCGGAACAACCGCTCCCATAGCGATGATGCAGTTGTTGCCAATAACAGCATTGTCCATAATAATAGCCCCTATCCCTACGAGTACATTGTCTCCGATAGTGCAGCCATGAACGACTGCGTTGTGGGCTATGGAAACATTGTTG is part of the Sphingobacteriales bacterium genome and harbors:
- a CDS encoding gamma carbonic anhydrase family protein, with the protein product MALIKSVRGFSPQFGKDCFLAENATVVGNVIMGDQCSVWFNAVVRGDVEPIVIGNKVNIQDNATIHGTYQRAATRIGNNVSIAHNAVVHGCTIGDNVLVGIGAIIMDNAVIGNNCIIAMGAVVPAGTVIPDNSVYAGVPARKLKDLDPELFKGEVERIANGYILYASWFTGSE